The following are from one region of the Oreochromis aureus strain Israel breed Guangdong linkage group 1, ZZ_aureus, whole genome shotgun sequence genome:
- the LOC116312926 gene encoding piggyBac transposable element-derived protein 3, protein MELLGLIGGDNSDVEDLSDIDDPVGDAEYQPPRQEPSSSEEDSSGCEDQIPQPSQLIRGRKRLRDEYEGCRSDRDIARSRNTRRHSWTQQGEADVSDNVAEETTPGPSHQEQSKKGRGRRWKASPLTPNQAQFEHEEETVEDRGGWTPLDYIEQYIDKDLMKMIADCSNATSLARSGYPLNTSTDEIYHCFGACILMSCVPYPAIRMYWSKTLRFPAITERFTRDRFFRLRQSLKVLIDDDVPEDLKECDKFWKVRPFLNRILKGCKSQARPECVSIDEQMIPFTGACPYRQYLPMKPNPVGIKNFVCATADGIVLDFEIYQGAPALLEQVEEPGDLGLGGLVIDHLSQTLHPNTKVYCDRFFMSIQGVERMMKKQMYVTGTVMKNQVAAAVQKLPNDKTMKKKGRGTSAQVTTEDGKICVVKWYDNKPVLMMSAVHASEPEDTCQRWDKKLKRYVTISRPSIVREYNFKMGGVDLVDRMMSYYRMSGRTKKWTLRMLMHFMDQALANSWLLYRKDLTVRGTSKKDIMQFLEFRMGVAMTLAQYANDSSDFSAQEDDPDVLVQGKRRPVKAVPHVSFRRKANAHLPEVAKLKNAARCRAKGCSGKTRVQCVTCKVLLCLQADHNCYTAFHT, encoded by the coding sequence ATGGAGTTACTGGGGTTAATTGGTGGAGACAACTCAGATGTGGAAGATTTGTCAGACATTGATGATCCTGTTGGGGATGCTGAATATCAACCCCCACGACAGGAGCCAAGCAGCAGTGAGGAGGACAGTAGTGGGTGTGAGGATCAGATTCCACAACCCTCTCAGCTTATCAGGGGACGTAAACGTCTCCGTGATGAATATGAAGGATGTCGTTCAGATCGTGACATTGCCAGATCACGCAATACCAGACGTCACTCTTGGACACAGCAGGGGGAGGCTGATGTCTCAGACAATGTCGCTGAAGAGACAACACCAGGACCAAGCCATCAAGAACAGTCCAAGAAAGGGCGTGGGAGGAGATGGAAGGCTTCTCCGCTAACACCAAATCAAGCCCAGTTTGAGCATGAGGAAGAAACTGTGGAGGACAGAGGGGGCTGGACCCCACTGGACTACATCGAGCAGTATATTGATAAAGATTTAATGAAAATGATTGCAGATTGCTCTAATGCTACGTCACTGGCTAGAAGTGGGTACCCACTCAACACATCAACTGATGAAATTTATCATTGTTTTGGTGCCTGTATTTTGATGTCTTGCGTACCGTATCCTGCAATCAGGATGTACTGGTCCAAAACCTTGAGATTCCCTGCCATCACCGAAAGGTTCACACGTGACAGATTCTTCAGGCTCAGACAATCACTCAAAGTGCTCATTGACGATGATGTTCCAGAGGATCTGAAAGAGTGTGATAAATTCTGGAAAGTGAGACCTTTTCTGAACCGCATTCTGAAAGGCTGCAAATCTCAGGCTCGCCCAGAATGCGTTTCCATTGATGAGCAGATGATTCCATTCACAGGAGCTTGTCCGTATCGACAATATCTGCCAATGAAGCCAAACCCAGTTGGCataaaaaactttgtttgcgCAACAGCAGATGGAATTGTGCTCGACTTTGAAATTTATCAAGGGGCACCTGCACTCCTTGAGCAGGTTGAAGAACCAGGAGATCTGGGTTTGGGAGGCTTGGTCATAGATCATCTGTCTCAAACGCTGCATCCTAATACAAAGGTTTACTGTGATCGGTTCTTCATGTCCATCCAAGGTGTGGAACGCATGATGAAGAAGCAGATGTATGTAACTGGTACAGTTATGAAGAATCAGGTCGCTGCAGCAGTACAGAAGCTACCAAatgacaaaacaatgaaaaagaaaggaagagggACCTCAGCACAAGTTACCACTGAGGATGGAAAGATTTGTGTGGTGAAGTGGTATGACAATAAACCCGTATTGATGATGTCTGCTGTTCATGCTAGCGAGCCAGAAGACACCTGCCAGAGATGGGACAAAAAACTAAAACGATATGTGACCATCTCGCGACCAAGTATTGTCCGTGAATACAACTTCAAGATGGGTGGAGTTGACCTTGTCGATAGAATGATGAGTTACTATCGCATGAGTGGCCGTACGAAGAAATGGACACTGCGGATGCTAATGCACTTTATGGATCAGGCTTTAGCCAACAGCTGGCTACTGTACCGCAAAGACCTTACTGTACGTGGCACATCAAAGAAGGACATCATGCAGTTTCTTGAATTTCGCATGGGAGTGGCCATGACCTTGGCTCAGTATGCCAATGACAGCTCTGACTTTTCAGCGCAGGAAGATGACCCAGACGTGTTAGTCCAAGGGAAAAGGCGTCCAGTGAAGGCAGTGCCCCATGTCTCATTCCGCAGGAAGGCTAATGCACATCTGCCAGAGGTGGCAAAATTGAAAAATGCAGCACGCTGCAGAGCAAAAGGCTGCTCAGGGAAAACTCGAGTACAGTGTGTTACATGCAAGGTGTTACTCTGCTTACAGGCAGATCACAACTGTTACACAGCCTTTCACACATAG